In Arachis hypogaea cultivar Tifrunner chromosome 17, arahy.Tifrunner.gnm2.J5K5, whole genome shotgun sequence, a single window of DNA contains:
- the LOC114924042 gene encoding uncharacterized protein: protein MPIMSAPALFSTVSAATAIATTLLLICKCRLMRVSPYQKNLTTHRRQQPKRNQRGKVLFVSQIGTSKALATCLCDLLESKGIVLDLVDARNYEPEALPKESLVLLVASTSEVWNLYSARDFYSDHDLPWGAKFFVNWIEEKKNAFKVGAFVVNACSFSAFVVGSGGKNLMAKAANEIRDLGHTAESKADFDSWWGSVVAVLEGAVLGDAADGICGESDPEDVGSSDLKLSMTQRLYMLVENEDFVIEQTEPYLRFSSTTRYRMLTITDDNFMKNGTVELEQVCHIPFQWPLRDDLLIDNGVLPDFRGFCSVGSCFFFTGDVDGLITHPNGGYYDCPYSKLWCLKYEDPTWVWSLCGSMFCSRSSPLVVPYDGKLCMFGGGYGYANWVEIYSLKSGLWEKREMPDSALFSAHSYFLWEDSTKTRKKTLIVLYSFEDNHQLLMSYDVKANRWEEVECNFPPVPEFSLRKLVRLGCSHFLLIVDFVPMWYIYDLSEKKLVAIVHVDGLEDDDVRVSNIFCCHHSSKESLIYVFTEHEFVKEEELEEGSDLPHLVPYARVRLQLQTFSAKIESKGYLRVGPHYKYNMFAAGDEGNKEKTVV, encoded by the exons ATGCCAATCATGTCGGCGCCCGCACTCTTCTCCACCGTGAGCGCCGCCACGGCCATTGCCACAACCTTGTTGTTAATCTGCAAGTGTCGTCTCATGCGCGTCAGCCCCTACCAAAAGAACCTCACAACACACCGTCGCCAACAACCCAAACGCAATCAACGTGGCAAGGTGCTATTCGTTTCCCAAAtcggaacttcaaaagccctagCGACGTGCCTCTGCGATTTGTTAGAGTCGAAAGGCATCGTTTTGGACCTCGTAGATGCCCGGAATTACGAGCCCGAAGCCCTACCCAAGGAGAGCCTCGTCCTCCTCGTTGCTTCAACTTCGGAAGTTTGGAACCTATATTCCGCACGGGATTTCTACTCCGATCACGACCTACCTTGGGGAGCAAAGTTCTTCGTCAATTGGATCGAGGAAAAAAAGAACGCCTTTAAGGTTGGAGCATTTGTTGTGAATGCTTGCAGTTTCAGTGCCTTTGTCGTGGGCAGCGGTGGCAAGAATTTGATGGCTAAGGCCGCCAATGAGATTAGGGATTTGGGGCACACTGCTGAATCGAAAGCGGATTTTGATAGCTGGTGGGGAAGTGTTGTTGCGGTTTTGGAAGGTGCTGTTTTGGGAGATGCTGCTGATGGAATATGCGGGGAATCTGATCCTGAG GATGTTGGTTCTTCTGATCTAAAGCTATCCATGACACAGCGTTTATATATGTTGGTAGAAAATGAGGATTTTGTAATAGAGCAAACCGAGCCTTATTTGAGATTCTCTAGTACCACCAGGTACAGGATGTTAACTATCACTGACGACAACTTTATGAAGAATGGCACTGTTGAACTTGAACAAGTATGTCATATACCTTTCCAATGGCCTCTTAGAGATGATCTATTGATCGACAACGGTGTGTTACCAGATTTTCGAGGATTTTGTTCTGTTGGTAGCTGCTTTTTCTTTACTGGTGATGTGGATGGTCTTATAACACATCCGAACGGGGGTTATTATGATTGTCCCTACTCAAAGCTGTGGTGCCTTAAGTATGAGGATCCTACTTGGGTTTGGAGTCTATGTGGAAGCATGTTCTGCTCCCGATCAAGTCCCTTAGTAGTCCCATACGATGGCAAATTGTGCATGTTTGGGGGTGGGTATGGATATGCAAATTGGGTTGAGATCTATAGCCTAAAATCAGGTCTATGGGAAAAAAGGGAAATGCCCGATAGTGCTCTCTTCTCAGCTCACTCGTACTTCCTGTGGGAGGACAGCACCAAGACTCGCAAGAAGACCCTCATTGTGTTGTATTCTTTTGAGGATAATCATCAGTTGCTCATGTCATATGACGTCAAGGCTAACAGATGGGAAGAAGTTGAGTGTAATTTTCCGCCAGTTCCTGAATTTAGTCTTAGAAAATTAGTTCGTTTGGGATGTAGCCATTTTCTTCTGATTGTAGACTTCGTTCCAATGTGGTATATTTATGACTTGTCTGAGAAGAAGCTTGTGGCAATAGTGCACGTGGATGGTTTGGAGGACGACGATGTGCGGGtatcaaatattttttgttgTCACCACAGTAGCAAAGAAAGTTTGATCTATGTATTCACGGAACACGAGTTCGTGAAAGAGGAGGAGCTAGAGGAAGGGTCAGATCTTCCTCATCTTGTTCCTTATGCCAGAGTCAGGCTCCAACTCCAAACTTTTTCTGCCAAGATTGAATCCAAGGGTTATCTTAGAGTTGGTCCTCATTACAAATACAATAT GTTTGCTGCTGGAGATGAAGGCAATAAAGAGAAGACTGTAGTTTAG